One segment of Leptospira montravelensis DNA contains the following:
- a CDS encoding heme ABC transporter ATP-binding protein yields the protein MTIEAIDLEYSIGTKSILSNIEIEIHPGKLHVLIGRNGAGKSSLFHMLCGDLNPKKGDVYLDGIELRKYSKSQLAKIRAVLTQETTITFPISSEEVIELGRHPHVSNPNRDKEIVQTCLKITGSSEQKEQNYSTLSGGEKQKINFGRILAQVWETPPRYIFLDEPVSALDIPNQYKMLNLCRHMANQGYAVFMILHDLNLAALYADTITLLHKGKIIKTGNPTEVLTLENLETAFGIKARILNAPEGNFIIPEIIGEPI from the coding sequence ATGACAATCGAAGCAATAGATTTAGAGTATTCAATTGGAACAAAGTCCATTCTTTCTAATATTGAAATTGAAATTCATCCAGGGAAACTTCATGTTCTAATCGGCAGAAACGGAGCCGGGAAATCTTCTCTCTTTCATATGTTATGCGGAGACCTAAACCCAAAAAAAGGCGATGTATATTTGGATGGAATTGAACTAAGAAAATATTCCAAAAGCCAACTTGCAAAGATAAGAGCAGTTCTCACACAAGAAACAACTATTACCTTTCCCATTAGCTCCGAAGAGGTAATAGAACTTGGTCGTCATCCACATGTATCAAATCCGAATAGAGATAAGGAGATTGTGCAGACATGTTTAAAAATAACGGGCTCTTCTGAACAAAAAGAACAGAATTATTCAACCTTATCCGGTGGTGAAAAACAAAAAATAAACTTCGGTCGAATTTTAGCTCAGGTTTGGGAGACACCTCCCCGTTACATTTTTCTCGATGAACCAGTATCTGCATTGGACATTCCAAACCAATACAAAATGTTAAATCTATGTCGTCACATGGCAAATCAAGGTTATGCGGTCTTTATGATTTTGCATGATTTAAATCTTGCCGCTCTTTATGCGGATACAATTACCCTACTCCACAAAGGAAAAATCATTAAAACTGGAAACCCAACCGAAGTTTTAACCTTAGAAAATTTAGAAACCGCGTTTGGAATCAAAGCACGAATCCTAAATGCACCAGAAGGAAATTTTATCATTCCAGAAATCATAGGAGAACCAATATGA
- a CDS encoding 7TM diverse intracellular signaling domain-containing protein — MIQMPRIKLFLFILVLISCGNQLPERPLIQFSFENKTLEEIYSDKVVWSKANEMKYHFGYWKPSVWVKFEIMNPENEPKDYILELESPWVDKVLLSWRTKENIVKKTFDGSSSFSAREIPHRNPVYKLTLDPFETRTVYAYIENSGILNAPFRIWKINSFFDRIERDYIANGVYFGIIFALLLYNLLIYVSVREKAYIYYCLYLTSLGINYSLLGGFFKQLLGPELEMSVKPYLYVSVNSSLMFVGLYSLSFLNLRKVNRRLDQLILFSVVGFGIMALLSFILPYNWMEVSFIYTFPYMFLLLMSAGAYSYTKGIKSSSFFLLAWFTLFIGVIADSLTKAGLIPFSTFGRYGVQIGTAFEVILFSLALGRRLRFLLEENLMSKNELTAIKKDLETARKIQMRILPDKLPQNQNLTMKVSYQPLYEIGGDFYDFFDFSEGFGLVIADVTGHGVSAALDSSTVKIAFRNAKEYKHSPKELIAAMNRFLCTSLHARFVTAAYFYINFNELKLHFSAAGSPPFVIIRNREIESFECPGLLLGVRPNFEYEQKMVPLQKGDRLLIFTDGLYENLKPDLDFASILYPEILPIVDLTEDEFHKNLLNRLSKMRQISKDDITLISLDIH, encoded by the coding sequence ATGATCCAAATGCCTAGAATTAAATTATTTCTTTTCATTTTGGTACTAATCTCCTGTGGTAATCAGTTACCTGAGCGCCCGCTCATTCAATTTAGTTTTGAAAACAAAACCTTAGAAGAAATTTATTCAGATAAAGTTGTTTGGTCAAAAGCAAATGAAATGAAATATCATTTTGGCTATTGGAAACCTTCAGTTTGGGTAAAATTTGAAATAATGAATCCAGAGAATGAACCAAAAGACTATATTTTGGAATTAGAGTCTCCTTGGGTTGATAAGGTTTTACTGAGCTGGCGAACAAAAGAAAATATCGTAAAGAAAACTTTTGATGGTTCATCTTCTTTTTCTGCAAGAGAAATACCGCATAGAAATCCAGTTTATAAACTTACACTTGATCCTTTCGAAACCAGAACGGTCTATGCTTATATAGAAAACTCAGGTATATTAAATGCACCATTTCGAATTTGGAAAATAAATTCTTTTTTTGATCGGATAGAGAGAGATTATATAGCAAATGGAGTTTATTTTGGGATCATTTTTGCTCTTTTGTTATATAATCTGCTAATTTATGTTAGTGTCCGCGAAAAGGCATATATTTATTATTGTTTGTATTTAACTTCGTTGGGAATTAATTATTCTTTGCTCGGTGGATTCTTTAAGCAGCTGCTAGGACCTGAGCTTGAAATGTCGGTCAAACCATATTTGTATGTTTCTGTTAATTCGTCGTTAATGTTTGTTGGTTTATATTCTCTTTCTTTTTTAAATTTAAGGAAAGTAAATCGACGCTTAGATCAGTTGATTCTTTTTAGTGTCGTTGGTTTTGGAATTATGGCTCTATTGTCTTTTATATTGCCATACAATTGGATGGAAGTGTCTTTTATATATACGTTTCCTTACATGTTTTTACTGCTAATGTCTGCGGGTGCGTATTCCTATACAAAAGGGATAAAATCGTCTTCGTTTTTTTTGCTCGCTTGGTTTACTTTATTTATTGGGGTGATCGCCGATTCTTTAACAAAGGCGGGTTTAATTCCTTTTTCTACTTTTGGTCGATATGGAGTGCAAATTGGAACTGCATTTGAAGTTATACTGTTTTCTTTAGCTTTGGGTCGGCGTCTTCGTTTTCTATTGGAAGAAAATTTGATGTCAAAAAATGAGTTAACAGCGATTAAAAAAGATTTAGAAACAGCAAGAAAAATTCAAATGCGAATTTTGCCGGACAAGTTGCCTCAGAATCAAAATCTAACTATGAAAGTGTCTTACCAACCTTTATATGAAATAGGTGGAGACTTTTATGATTTTTTTGATTTCTCCGAAGGTTTTGGATTAGTCATTGCGGATGTGACTGGTCACGGAGTGAGTGCTGCTCTTGATTCCTCCACAGTTAAAATTGCATTTAGAAATGCCAAAGAGTATAAACATTCTCCTAAAGAATTGATCGCAGCAATGAACCGTTTTCTTTGCACAAGCCTTCATGCACGTTTTGTAACTGCTGCGTATTTTTATATTAATTTTAATGAGCTGAAGTTGCACTTCAGTGCAGCGGGTAGCCCGCCCTTTGTAATCATACGTAATAGAGAAATAGAATCATTCGAATGCCCAGGACTTCTACTTGGAGTCAGACCCAATTTCGAATACGAACAAAAAATGGTTCCTTTACAAAAAGGGGATAGGTTGTTGATTTTTACCGATGGCCTTTATGAGAATTTAAAACCTGATTTGGATTTTGCTTCTATTTTATATCCTGAGATATTGCCAATTGTAGACCTTACAGAAGATGAATTTCATAAAAATCTTTTGAACCGTCTCTCGAAAATGCGACAAATTTCAAAGGATGATATTACATTAATCTCTCTCGACATACATTAA
- a CDS encoding MASE3 domain-containing protein: protein MLSYRSLFLILQLNRFYLGVFLLSLIPLVLVGTFPEYFYREYGIGYFLVFHNVTEIFSVIVSFSIFGLGYYSYTQSKNAHTLFLGIGFLAVGIIDFMHTLSYTGMPDFITPSSGNKSSQFWVFSRVTTALVLFIAIYIKPNECYGWAKANLLLFLAMVLVGIVFLLVIYLNHWIPKTYEQGKGLTPFKKNAEYVIITLLFISMILYRKAEFYTSKKQLQYYLSAFIVCIFSELVFAVYTSVFDVYNVLGHIYKIGAFYLIYKAVFISAINDPYEKLIHSNQLLSREIEENKTYAEMIKKSLREKENLIGEIFHRTKNSLQLVRSILMIQASEFPENKNIQSIVEDTSIKIQTMSLVHDHLYANKDLSEIKVSEYLRSLADMIQQSYPPEGKKIEVALQVGDGTLLLDTAVPLGLIFTELLSNSFKYAFPNSDIGSVFVQFSIEENVCHFEYSDNGVGLPNEFNSKQQKKLGLSLAKIIAEKQMGGTLSMEGNQGFQLKLDFPSNLYKRRV, encoded by the coding sequence ATGCTAAGCTACCGGTCACTATTTTTAATTTTACAATTAAATCGTTTTTACTTGGGAGTATTTCTTTTAAGTTTAATCCCACTTGTACTAGTTGGTACATTCCCCGAATATTTTTATCGTGAATACGGGATTGGTTATTTTTTAGTTTTCCATAATGTTACCGAAATCTTTAGCGTGATTGTATCTTTTTCTATTTTCGGATTAGGATATTATTCTTATACTCAAAGTAAAAATGCGCATACTTTATTTTTAGGAATCGGTTTCCTCGCCGTGGGAATTATCGATTTCATGCATACACTTTCTTACACTGGTATGCCTGATTTTATAACTCCCAGCTCAGGTAATAAATCTTCCCAGTTTTGGGTTTTTTCACGTGTCACTACTGCCTTAGTTTTGTTCATTGCTATTTATATTAAACCAAACGAATGTTATGGGTGGGCCAAAGCTAATCTTTTGCTATTTTTGGCAATGGTATTGGTGGGCATCGTGTTTTTGTTGGTTATATATTTAAATCATTGGATACCAAAAACATACGAACAAGGAAAAGGATTAACCCCATTTAAAAAAAATGCTGAATATGTTATCATTACCTTGCTTTTTATATCTATGATTCTTTATAGGAAAGCAGAGTTTTATACATCAAAGAAACAACTGCAATACTACTTGTCGGCTTTCATTGTTTGCATTTTTAGCGAACTGGTTTTTGCTGTATACACTAGTGTATTTGATGTATATAATGTATTAGGACATATATATAAAATCGGTGCTTTTTATTTAATATATAAGGCAGTTTTTATCTCTGCAATTAATGATCCATATGAAAAATTGATACATTCCAACCAACTTCTTTCCAGGGAAATCGAGGAAAATAAAACATACGCAGAGATGATAAAAAAATCATTACGTGAAAAAGAGAATTTAATTGGTGAAATTTTTCATAGGACAAAAAATTCGCTACAATTGGTTCGTTCAATTTTGATGATTCAAGCATCGGAATTCCCAGAAAACAAAAATATCCAATCCATTGTCGAAGATACATCAATTAAAATTCAAACAATGTCTCTAGTGCATGACCATTTGTATGCAAATAAAGATTTAAGTGAAATTAAAGTTTCAGAATATTTACGTTCGTTAGCAGACATGATTCAACAGAGTTATCCTCCGGAAGGTAAAAAAATCGAAGTTGCTTTGCAAGTAGGGGACGGTACCTTGTTATTAGATACAGCAGTTCCTCTTGGGCTAATCTTTACAGAATTACTATCGAATAGTTTTAAATATGCATTTCCAAATTCAGACATTGGTAGTGTGTTTGTTCAATTTTCTATTGAGGAAAATGTTTGCCATTTTGAATATAGTGACAACGGTGTTGGCTTACCTAATGAATTTAATTCGAAGCAACAAAAGAAGTTAGGTTTGAGTTTAGCTAAAATTATCGCAGAAAAGCAAATGGGGGGAACCTTGAGTATGGAAGGTAATCAAGGTTTTCAGTTGAAACTCGATTTCCCGAGTAATTTATACAAAAGAAGGGTTTAA
- a CDS encoding FecCD family ABC transporter permease: MKRKVLFILSCLIFTIFSAIVSSLLGAMNISWEDLMRSESVESRVFFELRIPRILLGLMVGGSLAWSGALAQGLFRNPIVDPGLIGITAGCSLFASIAIVLGASIPFLHSIWSTVVFSFLGGISSSFIIFFFAKSKGRTDVFSLLLSGIAVNAICFSAIGILSYIANEAQLRNLSLWNMGSLGGASWSNLKSFSVFFILPIFVSPLIAKQLNVFILGEREANHLGVSTEFLKTIVILLIGVSVGACISLVGNIGFVGLAVPHIVRLAIGQDYKYLLLTSYLLGGGLLCLADGICRIVIAPSEIPVGIATALLGSPFFLSLIRKRMNHI, from the coding sequence ATGAAGAGAAAAGTTCTCTTTATACTTTCTTGTCTAATTTTTACCATCTTTTCCGCGATTGTCTCTTCATTACTTGGAGCAATGAATATAAGTTGGGAAGACTTAATGAGATCTGAAAGTGTAGAGTCTCGCGTATTCTTTGAATTAAGAATACCGAGAATTCTTCTTGGTCTGATGGTTGGTGGTTCTCTAGCTTGGTCTGGTGCATTAGCTCAAGGATTGTTCAGAAATCCCATCGTAGATCCAGGTCTAATTGGTATTACTGCTGGATGCTCTTTGTTTGCTTCAATCGCAATCGTACTTGGTGCATCAATTCCCTTTTTACATTCCATTTGGAGCACTGTCGTATTTTCATTTTTAGGTGGGATTTCGTCATCTTTCATTATTTTCTTTTTCGCAAAATCAAAAGGAAGGACTGATGTTTTTTCATTGTTACTATCTGGTATTGCTGTTAACGCAATATGTTTTTCAGCAATTGGAATTTTAAGTTATATAGCAAACGAAGCTCAGCTAAGAAATCTCTCATTATGGAATATGGGAAGTTTAGGTGGAGCTTCTTGGTCTAACCTAAAATCTTTTTCCGTATTTTTTATCTTACCAATATTTGTTAGTCCATTGATAGCAAAACAATTGAATGTATTTATATTAGGAGAAAGGGAAGCAAACCACCTCGGAGTTTCCACAGAATTTCTAAAAACAATCGTCATCCTCCTAATTGGAGTAAGTGTAGGTGCCTGCATTTCACTTGTAGGTAATATTGGATTTGTCGGACTTGCTGTTCCGCATATAGTTCGCTTGGCGATTGGCCAAGATTACAAATACCTTTTACTTACTTCCTATCTTCTAGGAGGAGGATTGTTGTGTTTGGCAGATGGAATTTGCAGAATTGTGATAGCACCATCGGAAATACCGGTAGGAATTGCCACTGCCTTACTCGGCTCTCCATTCTTTCTAAGTTTAATTCGAAAAAGGATGAACCACATATGA
- a CDS encoding YegP family protein, whose product MAAKFEIYKDKAGEFRFRLKASNGEIIASSEGYSSKQACENGIASVKNNASSAEIDDQT is encoded by the coding sequence ATGGCTGCAAAATTCGAAATTTATAAAGACAAAGCAGGAGAATTCCGCTTCCGCCTCAAAGCATCTAATGGAGAAATCATTGCATCAAGCGAAGGGTATTCTTCTAAACAAGCATGTGAAAACGGAATTGCTTCCGTTAAAAACAATGCGAGCTCAGCGGAAATCGACGATCAAACATAA
- a CDS encoding TetR/AcrR family transcriptional regulator yields MKRTSYHHGDLKNTIIKTCHKLLQKKGAADFSLREVANLSGVSHAAVYRHFQDKEEVLEILSSIGFDKLGSLQKKVSQNPKNPDEYFVKLGLVYIQFAIKNPNYYRLMFQTKRSNETSILKRSKLKSYAILVRGCRFYLKTKRRKENHRSFSLMAWSLVHGYSNLSIETDFPETESKTLKKTKLEMAEDILRFAI; encoded by the coding sequence GTGAAACGTACCTCCTACCATCACGGTGATCTGAAAAATACCATTATCAAAACTTGCCATAAATTATTACAAAAGAAAGGTGCTGCCGATTTTTCTCTACGAGAAGTAGCAAACTTATCTGGAGTTTCTCATGCTGCTGTGTATAGGCATTTCCAAGATAAGGAAGAAGTTTTAGAAATTTTATCTTCTATAGGATTTGATAAACTTGGATCTCTACAAAAAAAAGTGTCTCAAAATCCCAAAAACCCAGATGAATATTTTGTGAAATTAGGTTTAGTTTACATTCAATTTGCAATTAAAAACCCAAATTATTACAGATTGATGTTTCAGACGAAACGATCCAATGAGACTTCAATTTTGAAACGATCCAAATTGAAGTCTTATGCAATTTTGGTTCGTGGATGTAGATTTTATTTAAAAACTAAACGTAGAAAAGAAAACCATCGAAGTTTTTCCCTTATGGCCTGGTCCCTTGTTCACGGTTACAGTAATCTATCCATTGAAACTGATTTTCCAGAAACAGAAAGTAAAACACTGAAAAAAACAAAACTAGAAATGGCTGAAGATATCCTAAGGTTTGCTATTTAA
- a CDS encoding PaaI family thioesterase encodes MHTHTKEETQKILDDMTINFNNGGRKITVPPPIFVAMKAEILSYTKGKSITVAFPVSEDQTNPMGMMQGGVIAAAFDNAFGPLSYLVAKRPTTTIDMNIQYIRGVAVGQKVIVKATVEAKGFSTIHMVGEMRTEKDKLLATATTNLLILKIPGGLGE; translated from the coding sequence ATGCATACTCATACCAAAGAAGAAACGCAAAAGATTTTAGATGATATGACAATCAATTTTAATAATGGGGGAAGGAAAATTACTGTTCCACCTCCTATTTTTGTAGCTATGAAGGCTGAAATTTTGTCTTATACAAAAGGAAAAAGTATAACTGTTGCCTTTCCTGTTTCAGAAGACCAAACAAACCCAATGGGGATGATGCAAGGTGGGGTAATTGCCGCTGCATTTGATAATGCCTTTGGGCCTCTAAGTTATCTGGTGGCAAAACGACCCACAACTACAATTGATATGAATATACAATACATTCGCGGTGTGGCAGTAGGGCAAAAAGTAATCGTAAAGGCAACTGTGGAGGCAAAAGGATTTTCCACAATACATATGGTAGGTGAAATGCGAACAGAAAAGGATAAACTTTTGGCAACCGCTACAACAAATCTTCTTATTCTGAAAATTCCCGGTGGGTTAGGGGAGTAA
- a CDS encoding pyrimidine/purine nucleoside phosphorylase, which translates to MSSFESVTVLKQANIYFNGNVTSRTVLFPNGEKKTLGIMMPGDYEFGTNQKEIMEIQSGKLSVLLPGSETWLQIDGQSVFEVPAGSKFKLKIQTVTDYCCSYV; encoded by the coding sequence ATGAGTTCATTTGAATCCGTAACAGTACTAAAGCAAGCCAACATTTACTTCAACGGGAATGTCACCAGCAGGACCGTTTTGTTTCCGAATGGGGAAAAGAAAACTTTGGGAATTATGATGCCCGGAGATTATGAGTTTGGTACCAACCAAAAAGAAATAATGGAAATCCAATCAGGAAAATTATCTGTACTTTTACCAGGATCCGAAACATGGCTTCAAATTGACGGTCAGTCAGTATTTGAAGTCCCTGCAGGATCCAAGTTTAAACTAAAAATTCAAACAGTAACAGACTATTGTTGTTCTTATGTTTGA
- a CDS encoding heme/hemin ABC transporter substrate-binding protein, giving the protein MIRFKFSKETGLLCLSLLLITSHAVAKTNQRIISVNGTITEIIYSLKLENQLVAVDSTSYYPKEATSLPNVGYQRTLTTEGILNFKPTQVIGLESAGPVATIQNLKDAGIPVTLFSDDFKLETPTYRVLEIGKLFGKEKEAITLAKNIKEQIQKINIKKTNIKVLFIYSRNPSSVFISGTGTAAHAMIELSGAKNAVNEFSEYKPLTSEALVKANPDIILMPEKSAIGFGGEKAIWEINGMNLTRAGKEKNLILLDDLLLLGFGPRLPIALKTLNDQWKLIE; this is encoded by the coding sequence ATGATTCGATTCAAATTCTCTAAAGAAACGGGACTTCTTTGTTTATCCCTTCTTCTCATAACTTCACATGCGGTTGCAAAAACAAACCAACGCATCATTTCTGTAAATGGAACTATAACTGAAATCATTTACTCCTTAAAATTGGAAAACCAATTGGTTGCGGTAGATTCAACCTCGTATTATCCAAAAGAGGCGACATCTCTTCCCAATGTCGGTTACCAAAGAACATTAACAACAGAAGGAATATTAAACTTTAAACCAACGCAAGTAATCGGATTAGAATCAGCAGGTCCAGTTGCAACCATTCAAAACCTGAAAGATGCCGGTATCCCTGTAACACTTTTTTCCGATGACTTTAAACTAGAAACTCCCACCTATCGAGTATTAGAGATCGGAAAACTATTTGGAAAAGAAAAAGAAGCAATAACCTTAGCAAAAAATATAAAAGAGCAAATTCAAAAAATAAATATAAAAAAAACAAATATCAAAGTACTCTTTATTTATTCTAGAAATCCAAGTTCTGTATTTATATCAGGAACAGGCACTGCTGCACATGCGATGATAGAACTCTCGGGTGCTAAAAATGCAGTAAATGAATTTTCAGAATACAAACCACTCACAAGCGAAGCTTTAGTTAAAGCAAATCCAGACATCATTTTAATGCCGGAAAAATCAGCGATTGGTTTTGGAGGAGAAAAGGCAATTTGGGAGATCAACGGAATGAATCTTACCAGGGCAGGAAAAGAAAAAAATCTAATTCTCCTAGACGATCTTCTTCTTTTAGGTTTTGGTCCAAGACTTCCAATCGCTCTAAAAACGTTAAATGATCAATGGAAACTGATAGAATGA
- a CDS encoding HmuY family protein, with the protein MKLLKTLFIASSLFLIFNCIPEKSEDDGTSAAMLLLVTEAVSASDGTTINASSTTNWVYVNLKANASIVGVGDAWDLRFKRYNIGTNSGTSGSGNGGACNTGSTDYSATYTGSECTKVVDVQLSSSGGGPISGSTESINPVISAPLDLDPMPAGYGTWYSYSNTILTAKPNVYIITGENGAKYVLQMLDYYNSAGTSGYPKFRWRKL; encoded by the coding sequence ATGAAATTATTAAAAACTTTATTCATTGCTTCGTCTCTATTTTTAATTTTCAACTGTATTCCTGAGAAATCAGAAGATGACGGCACTTCTGCTGCAATGTTACTTTTGGTGACTGAGGCAGTGTCTGCATCTGATGGAACAACAATCAATGCTTCCTCTACTACAAATTGGGTATACGTAAACTTAAAAGCAAATGCCTCCATCGTTGGTGTAGGTGATGCGTGGGATTTGAGATTCAAAAGATACAATATCGGTACAAATAGTGGAACTAGTGGATCGGGTAACGGTGGGGCATGTAATACTGGTTCTACGGATTATTCTGCTACGTATACAGGTTCGGAATGTACAAAAGTCGTGGATGTTCAATTATCTTCTAGTGGGGGAGGTCCAATCTCTGGATCCACTGAAAGTATCAATCCTGTAATTTCTGCTCCTTTGGATTTAGATCCAATGCCAGCAGGATATGGGACTTGGTATTCATATTCCAATACAATCCTTACAGCAAAACCAAATGTATATATCATCACAGGGGAAAATGGAGCAAAGTACGTCTTGCAAATGTTAGATTATTATAATTCTGCAGGAACATCTGGATATCCTAAGTTTCGATGGCGAAAGTTATAA
- a CDS encoding TetR/AcrR family transcriptional regulator: protein MPIKTSQKSENKKQQAREKSIERILASAIALFAKHGFSQTTMEMIANHAKISKGLAYNYFKSKNQIFEQIIDSHLAKQEKFYNNIPPNLSAKEYVREFFNRSIQFAKEERKTMILISVCLFQPGSVSLSKKMVENVEKRFAPFKEAMKERFRSYGIKDPDKEMILIKTFLHGVIMSQHFNDTTICTPTIIEMVLERYDYKD, encoded by the coding sequence GTGCCCATAAAGACCTCACAGAAATCAGAGAACAAAAAGCAGCAGGCCCGGGAAAAATCTATCGAAAGGATTCTTGCCTCTGCGATTGCTTTATTTGCAAAACACGGGTTCTCACAAACAACAATGGAGATGATTGCCAACCATGCAAAAATTTCCAAGGGCCTAGCTTATAATTATTTTAAGAGTAAAAACCAGATTTTTGAACAAATCATTGATTCTCACCTCGCCAAACAAGAGAAATTTTATAACAATATCCCTCCCAACCTTTCTGCAAAAGAGTATGTAAGAGAATTTTTTAATCGATCCATCCAATTTGCAAAGGAAGAGAGAAAAACGATGATTTTGATATCCGTTTGTCTTTTCCAACCTGGTTCGGTTTCTCTATCGAAAAAGATGGTTGAAAATGTGGAGAAACGATTTGCTCCTTTTAAAGAGGCGATGAAAGAAAGATTCAGATCCTACGGAATCAAAGACCCTGACAAAGAAATGATACTTATCAAAACCTTTCTTCATGGTGTAATTATGAGCCAACATTTCAATGACACAACTATCTGTACACCTACGATCATTGAAATGGTATTAGAAAGGTACGATTACAAAGACTAG
- a CDS encoding hemin-degrading factor — MNENLKQQWENLTKEMPKLRIRDAAKHLKVSEAELLSTKIGPTVKLLKPDWSGFLLNTTNLGYVMALTRNESCVHERKGIYKNLSVNGQTALAVGEDIDLRIFLQDWKYGFYVEEPKENGTMRSFQFFDSKGEAVHKIYQTEKSAIDGWEIIKNQFVDETQTFTTPSTEKKPKTETNNPTEISNFLDSWSKLEDTHDFFSLLRKFNYSREFSLVAAEGKFSFKITKDNLLHLMEQVSKLEMEIMIFVGNPGMIQIHTGKIQKLEPMGPWFNVLDPEFNLHLRTDQIETVWIVDKPTKDGLVTSVEVFDNEGNLILQMFGKRKPGIPQSDAWYQLTREYVTKSEELNPSFV; from the coding sequence ATGAATGAAAACTTAAAACAACAATGGGAAAATCTTACAAAAGAAATGCCCAAACTACGAATCCGTGACGCCGCCAAACACTTAAAAGTAAGCGAAGCGGAACTTCTTTCCACAAAAATTGGCCCAACAGTCAAACTACTGAAACCAGATTGGTCAGGTTTTTTATTGAACACCACAAATCTTGGTTATGTAATGGCTCTCACAAGAAACGAATCCTGTGTCCATGAAAGAAAGGGAATATATAAAAACCTATCTGTCAATGGACAAACGGCACTCGCTGTTGGAGAAGACATTGATCTTCGCATCTTTTTGCAAGACTGGAAGTATGGCTTTTATGTTGAAGAACCGAAAGAAAATGGAACTATGCGCAGTTTCCAATTTTTCGATTCCAAAGGAGAAGCAGTCCATAAAATTTACCAGACTGAAAAATCAGCAATTGATGGCTGGGAAATTATCAAAAACCAATTTGTAGATGAAACCCAAACATTCACAACTCCTTCCACAGAAAAGAAACCAAAAACAGAAACCAACAACCCAACCGAAATTTCGAATTTTTTAGATTCATGGAGTAAACTTGAAGACACTCACGACTTCTTTTCCTTACTTCGAAAATTCAATTATTCGCGTGAATTTTCTTTGGTAGCGGCAGAAGGCAAATTTTCATTTAAAATTACGAAAGATAATTTACTCCACTTAATGGAACAAGTGAGTAAACTTGAAATGGAAATTATGATTTTTGTTGGAAATCCAGGAATGATCCAAATCCATACTGGAAAAATTCAAAAGTTAGAGCCAATGGGTCCTTGGTTTAATGTTCTAGATCCAGAGTTCAATTTGCATTTACGCACAGATCAAATTGAAACGGTTTGGATCGTTGACAAACCAACAAAAGATGGATTAGTAACCTCTGTGGAAGTTTTCGACAATGAAGGAAACTTGATTCTACAAATGTTTGGAAAAAGAAAACCTGGTATTCCTCAATCTGATGCTTGGTATCAACTAACACGAGAATATGTAACTAAAAGCGAGGAATTAAACCCTTCTTTTGTATAA